In the genome of Methylophaga nitratireducenticrescens, one region contains:
- a CDS encoding RodZ domain-containing protein, with protein MTESHTEEPSVVSSSMDVGQRLREAREEKKISIIDAAAQLRVTRDTIAHLEKQNWDKLHGRTYARGYFLSYVKFLGLPQDEMLADFNIEFTDTDKRSPSVAPIQQLKPVKSGFPWLALLLLILVAGMTWFVFQQWQLTQIEPVEELSDQPLIEPLDTPETDSEFNPLPLSERNNEPTSNSEELAVLSNENDEAISAIDPVADEASSVNTTESLTMEEVEPVSEASSGEKSLLIDINADCWVEVQDASQQVLISRVVKGGNTVELTGMAPFQISLGQANAASVRFDGDIIDVSEYTRGNVARFTLGEDS; from the coding sequence ATGACTGAGAGTCATACAGAAGAACCGAGTGTCGTTTCATCATCTATGGATGTAGGTCAACGTCTGCGAGAGGCGCGGGAAGAAAAAAAAATCTCCATCATTGATGCCGCAGCACAATTGAGAGTGACCAGAGACACAATCGCTCATCTTGAGAAACAGAATTGGGATAAATTGCACGGACGAACTTATGCCCGTGGTTACTTTTTGAGTTATGTAAAGTTTTTAGGGTTACCCCAAGATGAAATGTTGGCGGACTTTAATATTGAATTCACAGATACTGATAAACGAAGTCCATCAGTAGCCCCCATTCAGCAACTGAAACCGGTGAAATCCGGGTTTCCGTGGTTGGCACTACTTTTACTGATTCTTGTTGCAGGGATGACCTGGTTTGTGTTCCAGCAATGGCAACTCACTCAGATTGAGCCGGTTGAAGAGTTGTCAGATCAGCCATTGATTGAACCATTGGACACACCGGAAACGGATAGTGAATTCAATCCTCTGCCACTTTCTGAGAGAAATAATGAGCCCACCAGCAATTCCGAGGAACTGGCCGTGCTATCAAATGAAAACGACGAAGCCATTTCAGCGATTGATCCTGTTGCCGATGAAGCCTCTTCTGTTAATACCACAGAGTCTTTGACAATGGAAGAAGTTGAGCCGGTTTCAGAAGCCAGTTCCGGAGAGAAGAGCTTACTCATTGATATCAATGCTGATTGTTGGGTTGAGGTTCAAGATGCGAGTCAACAGGTTTTGATTAGCCGTGTGGTCAAAGGTGGTAATACAGTTGAACTTACAGGAATGGCCCCTTTTCAGATTTCGTTGGGTCAGGCGAATGCCGCTTCTGTCAGATTTGATGGCGATATTATCGATGTTTCTGAATACACTCGCGGTAATGTGGCTCGATTTACCTTGGGAGAAGATTCGTAA
- a CDS encoding bifunctional tRNA (adenosine(37)-C2)-methyltransferase TrmG/ribosomal RNA large subunit methyltransferase RlmN, whose translation MTVALTNLLGLDLKGLEGFFIEIGEKPFRARQLLQWIHQYRVTDFDQMSNLSKSLREKLTQIAEIRVPELLHEHISTDGTRKWIIKMDGDNSIETVFIPENGRGTLCVSSQVGCALTCTFCSTGQQGFNRNLSAAEIIAQLWIANEALGKDPKGNRMVTNVVMMGMGEPLTNYNNVISAMNLMRDDLAYGISWRRLTLSTSGVVPMIDRLKEDCHVSLAISLHAANDKLRSEIIPLNDKYPIAELLAACKRYVTGEQLRRHITVEYVMLAGINDSEQDARDLIRILKGLPNKINLIPFNPFPGTDYQCSSRNVIIRFKEQLIAAGLVATVRKTRGDDIVAACGQLAGEVQDKTRRTKRFAEQEVVFVQ comes from the coding sequence ATGACTGTCGCATTGACCAATTTACTTGGCCTGGATCTAAAGGGTCTGGAAGGGTTTTTCATCGAAATCGGTGAGAAACCCTTTCGTGCGCGTCAGCTTTTACAATGGATTCACCAATATCGTGTCACTGATTTTGACCAGATGAGTAATCTGAGCAAATCATTGCGCGAAAAATTGACCCAGATTGCCGAGATACGGGTACCGGAATTGTTACACGAGCACATATCCACTGATGGAACCCGTAAATGGATCATCAAAATGGATGGTGATAATTCTATTGAAACAGTATTTATTCCAGAAAATGGTCGTGGGACTTTATGTGTGTCGTCTCAGGTGGGATGTGCATTAACCTGTACTTTTTGCTCAACCGGTCAACAAGGCTTTAATCGCAACCTCAGTGCAGCAGAAATTATTGCTCAATTGTGGATTGCCAATGAAGCATTAGGCAAAGATCCAAAAGGTAATCGAATGGTGACCAATGTGGTGATGATGGGCATGGGAGAACCGCTGACTAATTACAATAATGTGATTTCAGCGATGAACCTTATGCGTGATGATCTGGCCTATGGTATTTCCTGGCGACGGTTAACGTTGAGCACTTCAGGTGTCGTGCCCATGATTGATCGTTTGAAAGAAGATTGTCATGTCAGTCTGGCCATATCATTACATGCTGCTAACGATAAATTACGCAGCGAGATTATTCCGTTAAACGATAAATACCCGATTGCCGAATTATTAGCGGCTTGCAAACGCTACGTGACGGGTGAGCAATTGCGTCGACACATCACAGTTGAATACGTGATGCTCGCAGGAATAAATGATTCGGAACAGGATGCACGGGATTTGATCCGGATTTTGAAAGGACTTCCGAACAAGATCAATCTCATCCCATTTAATCCCTTCCCGGGCACGGATTATCAGTGCTCTTCAAGGAATGTAATTATTCGTTTTAAAGAACAATTAATAGCGGCTGGTTTGGTGGCGACTGTACGAAAAACCCGTGGCGATGATATTGTTGCCGCCTGTGGGCAATTGGCAGGTGAAGTCCAGGATAAAACTCGTCGCACTAAAAGGTTCGCCGAACAGGAGGTTGTGTTCGTCCAATGA
- the pilW gene encoding type IV pilus biogenesis/stability protein PilW, with translation MKSYLKIGFLAASIFVLSACGTTGPREHIAPDPKAAELNMQLGLSYLQRGDYEIAMEKLNKALKQNPNLPSAHNTIALLYQRLGEKEKAENHFKEAVSRAPEYSEAQNNYGVFLCQQGKYEDAEQRFLIAVENPLYQSAAMAYENAALCTRQIPDLDRAEAYFRRALQINPNLSKSLMGMADLSYEQGDYMQARAYVQRFSSVSPWTPQALLTAIKTESKLGNQDAVSSYKLIMRARFPDSDEMRIVNEGI, from the coding sequence ATGAAATCATATTTAAAAATAGGTTTTCTGGCGGCATCAATTTTTGTGCTTAGCGCATGCGGGACTACTGGCCCCCGCGAGCATATAGCACCGGATCCCAAGGCTGCCGAACTGAATATGCAGCTGGGATTGAGTTATCTGCAGCGTGGTGATTATGAAATTGCTATGGAAAAGCTCAATAAAGCGTTAAAACAGAATCCAAATTTACCAAGTGCCCATAATACAATTGCTCTGCTTTATCAGCGCTTAGGGGAAAAAGAAAAAGCAGAGAATCATTTTAAAGAAGCGGTGAGCAGGGCTCCGGAATATTCAGAAGCACAAAATAACTACGGCGTGTTTCTGTGTCAGCAAGGCAAATATGAGGATGCTGAACAGCGCTTTTTAATAGCGGTGGAGAACCCGCTTTATCAAAGTGCTGCCATGGCTTATGAAAATGCAGCGTTATGTACCAGACAAATTCCGGATCTAGATCGAGCAGAAGCGTATTTCAGACGAGCGTTACAGATTAATCCTAATCTGAGCAAATCCTTGATGGGCATGGCAGATTTGAGCTATGAGCAAGGAGATTACATGCAGGCACGGGCTTATGTTCAGCGGTTTAGTAGCGTTTCTCCATGGACTCCGCAGGCTTTGTTAACCGCAATTAAAACGGAATCCAAACTGGGAAATCAAGATGCTGTATCCAGTTATAAGTTAATTATGCGTGCTCGATTTCCGGATTCTGATGAAATGCGTATAGTCAATGAAGGTATATAA